A window of the Phragmites australis chromosome 20, lpPhrAust1.1, whole genome shotgun sequence genome harbors these coding sequences:
- the LOC133901272 gene encoding GDSL esterase/lipase At2g42990-like has product MTSLQCTRWFLVMSLVMQVLLRGGGAAAADKVPAVIVFGDSTADTGNNNFIQTLARGNYPPYGQDYAGRVATGRFSNGRLPVDFVSEALGLPPAVPAYLDPGHSIHRLASGVSFASAGSGLDDITAQILSAVTLTQQIEHFKEYKARLRRAKGDATANHIISRSLYIFSIGASDFLANYLVFPLRRYRFTLPEYEAYLVGAAEVAVRAVHALGARRIRLAGLPQLGCLPLQRTINLARPGDCNEWHNMMARSFNHRLRALVWKLNQELPGAQVVYVDQYRLLAAMIAKPWEYGFENSVRGCCGTGYIETGVLCSLDNALSCDNADKYVFFDAVHPSERAYKIVANGILNATSHIVN; this is encoded by the exons ATGACCTCGCTGCAGTGCACGCGGTGGTTCTTAGTCATGAGCCTCGTGATGCAGGTCTTGctacgcggcggcggtgctgctGCGGCCGACAAGGTCCCGGCTGTGATCGTGTTCGGCGACTCGACGGCCGACACCGGCAACAACAACTTCATCCAGACCCTGGCGAGGGGAAACTACCCGCCATACGGGCAGGACTACGCCGGCAGGGTCGCCACCGGCCGGTTTTCCAATGGCCGACTCCCCGTCGACTTCGTCTCCGAGGCGCTCGGCCTGCCGCCCGCCGTCCCGGCCTACCTCGACCCCGGCCACAGTATCCACCGGCTGGCGTCAGGGGTTAGCTTCGCCTCGGCGGGCAGCGGGCTGGATGATATAACCGCTCAAATCCTT TCAGCAGTGACCCTGACTCAGCAGATAGAGCACTTCAAGGAGTACAAGGCGAGGCTCAGGCGCGCCAAAGGCGACGCCACCGCGAACCACATCATAAGCCGGTCACTCTACATCTTCAGCATCGGCGCCAGCGACTTCCTGGCGAACTACCTGGTGTTCCCACTCAGGCGCTACAGGTTCACCCTGCCGGAGTACGAGGCCTACCTCGTCGGTGCGGCGGAGGTGGCGGTGCGCGCTGTGCACGCGCTCGGCGCGCGGCGGATCAGGCTCGCCGGGCTGCCGCAACTGGGGTGCCTGCCGCTGCAGCGGACCATCAACCTCGCCAGGCCCGGGGACTGCAACGAGTGGCACAACATGATGGCGCGGAGCTTCAACCACAGGCTGAGGGCGCTGGTGTGGAAGCTCAACCAGGAGCTGCCTGGGGCGCAGGTGGTGTACGTGGACCAGTATCGTCTCTTGGCCGCCATGATCGCCAAGCCATGGGAGTACG GTTTTGAGAACTCGGTGCGAGGATGCTGCGGCACAGGGTACATTGAGACAGGAGTGCTATGCAGCTTGGACAATGCATTGTCATGCGACAATGCCGATAAATATGTCTTCTTCGACGCAGTCCATCCATCGGAGAGAGCATACAAGATCGTAGCCAATGGAATTCTAAATGCCACATCGCACATAGTCAATTAA